A window of Fragaria vesca subsp. vesca linkage group LG7, FraVesHawaii_1.0, whole genome shotgun sequence contains these coding sequences:
- the LOC101312864 gene encoding riboflavin biosynthesis protein RibD-like isoform 2, producing MQVQRLSLPSLTLSPPKVPQSKQLSTKLLRCEVAQQEDRDDGFYMRRCVELARKAIGRTSPNPMVGCVIVKDGKVVGEGFHPKAGQPHAEVFALRDAGELAENATAYVSLEPCNHYGRTPPCTEALIKAKVKKVVVGMVDPNPIVASKGLDRLRDAGIDVITGVEEKLCKRLNEAYIHHMLTGNPFISVRYSISVNGHFLDQLGEGVAELGGYYSELLQEYDAILLTSATVTENNSLPASQEAGANQPLRIIIASGGSPIHIPVNMESSGKLIIFADNNTTMDLESTQTGIETVVLDQINLNAITEYCKSQGFCSVLLDLRGNIGDFEKVFQDGTEQKLQKLVIEVLPIWDEDGGGNFPIALKSLSKRVGVMNLRAKISSQSQSVVLEGYL from the exons ATGCAAGTTCAACGACTTTCACTCCCAAGTCTCACTCTCTCTCCACCCAAGGTCCCACAATCAAAGCAACTCTCCACCAAGCTTTTGAG GTGTGAAGTAGCACAACAGGAAGATAGAGATGATGGGTTTTATATGAGGAGGTGTGTGGAGCTTGCTAGAAAGGCTATTGGGCGTACTAGCCCTAATCCTATGGTGGGTTGTGTTATTGTCAAGGATGGCAAGGTTGTTGGTGAAGGCTTTCACCCTAAAGCTGGCCAACCACATGCTGAG GTGTTTGCTCTGAGAGATGCTGGAGAATTGGCTGAAAATGCAACTGCTTATGTGAGCTTGGAGCCATGTAATCACTATGGGAGAACTCCACCATGCACTGAAGCCCTGATTAAAGCCAAAGTTAAAAAGGTTGTGGTTGGAATGGTGGATCCAAATCCAATTGTAGCATCAAAGGGGTTGGATAGGTTAAGAGATGCAGGTATTGACGTTATAACAGGTGTAGAAGAAAAGTTATGCAAGAGACTAAATGAGGCTTATATCCATCATATGCTAACTGGGAATCCATTCATCAGTGTCAG ATACTCTATCTCAGTCAATGGACACTTTCTAGATCAGCTTGGGGAAGGAGTTGCTGAGCTTGGTGGTTACTACTCTGAATTGTTACAAGAATATGATGCGATTCTACTTACGTCTGCCACAGTAACTGAGAACAACTCCCTTCCAGCATCACAAGAAGCCGGTGCTAATCAACCGCTCCGGATTATAATAGCGAGTGGTGGTTCTCCAATCCATATCCCAGTGAACATGGAATCAAGTGGTAAGCTAATAATCTTTGCAGACAACAACACAACAATGGATCTAGAAAGCACTCAAACAGGTATTGAAACTGTGGTGTTGGATCAGATAAATTTGAATGCTATTACGGAATACTGCAAATCTCAAGGATTCTGTAGTGTTTTGTTGGATTTAAGGGGAAATATAGGTGATTTTGAAAAGGTTTTCCAAGATGGTACTGAGCAGAAGTTACAAAAACTGGTGATTGAAGTATTGCCCATCTGGGATGAAGATGGGGGTGGGAATTTCCCTATTGCATTGAAGAGTCTAAGTAAGAGAGTAGGAGTAATGAATTTGCGGGCTAAAATTTCAAGTCAGAGTCAGAGTGTTGTGCTTGAAGGATACTTGTAA
- the LOC101313927 gene encoding oryzain beta chain-like has product METSIMLRCASFMLLLVWTLCISSSLACSERQKPVENDQNAMKERYERWLAKYDRRYKNRDEWEHRFGIYQSNVELIDFINSQNLSYKLTDNVFADMTNQEFTTTHLGFRAGRNPKTKFRYEGMKGLPTTVDWRKNGSVTPVRDQGRCGSCWAFSAVAAVEGLHKINTGKLVPLSEQELVDCDVNTGNQGCRGGFMENAFDYIRKYGITTQKDYPYTGSDGTCNKSKQKKSGVKIGGYETVPENDEKSLQAAVAHQPVSVAIDASGFAMQLYSSGIFSGLLCGKSLDHGVTAVGYGEENGLKYWIVKNSWGTNWGESGYIRITRDYIDKEGACGIAMMSSYPVK; this is encoded by the exons ATGGAGACATCTATAATGTTAAGGTGTGCTAGCTTTATGTTGTTACTAGTTTGGACGCTGTGTATTTCATCATCCCTGGCATGTAGTGAGAGGCAGAAGCCGGTAGAGAATGATCAGAATGCCATGAAGGAGAGGTACGAAAGGTGGCTGGCAAAATATGACCGAAGATACAAGAATAGAGATGAGTGGGAACACCGTTTCGGAATTTACCAGTCCAACGTTGAGCTTATCGATTTCATAAACTCTCAAAACCTGTCATACAAACTTACTGACAACGTATTTGCAGACATGACAAACCAAGAGTTTACAACCACCCACTTGGGTTTTCGAGCTGGTAGAAATCCAAAGACAAAGTTCAGGTATGAGGGGATGAAGGGCTTGCCGACTACAGTGGATTGGAGAAAGAATGGCAGTGTAACTCCTGTCAGGGATCAAGGCCGATGTG GTAGCTGTTGGGCATTCTCTGCAGTTGCAGCTGTGGAAGGCCTTCACAAAATCAATACCGGAAAACTGGTGCCACTCTCAGAACAAGAGCTTGTAGACTGCGACGTAAACACTGGGAACCAAGGTTGCAGAGGTGGATTCATGGAAAATGCATTTGATTACATAAGAAAGTACGGAATCACTACCCAGAAGGATTATCCCTACACAGGATCAGACGGCACCTGCAACAAATCTAAACAGAAAAAATCTGGTGTGAAAATAGGCGGCTACGAAACAGTGCCTGAGAATGATGAGAAGAGCCTACAAGCTGCAGTTGCTCATCAACCTGTCTCTGTAGCAATTGATGCCAGCGGTTTTGCTATGCAACTCTACTCTTCTGGTATCTTCAGCGGCCTGCTATGTGGTAAGAGCCTTGACCATGGAGTCACAGCAGTCGGATATGGAGAAGAAAATGGTCTCAAGTACTGGATTGTGAAAAACTCTTGGGGTACTAACTGGGGTGAATCTGGTTATATCAGAATAACAAGAGATTATATTGACAAGGAAGGTGCTTGCGGCATTGCTATGATGTCAAGCTACCCTGTAAAGTAA
- the LOC101299431 gene encoding endoglucanase 15-like has protein sequence MASITVFALVCLSLLSTTHSVVAAIDYGQALTKSLLYYEAQRSGKLPPQQRVQWRGDSALKDGSDAGVDLVGGYYDAGDNVKFGFPMAFTITMLSWSTVEFANKLEAKNELSNALDAIKWGTDYLIKAHPEANVLYGEVGDGGSDHACWQRPEDMTTPRNTFKIDEQHPGSDLAGETAAALAAASIAFKNADPKYSGLLLTHAKQLFEFARTYPGLYQNSINVAGQFYSSSGYEDELLWAAAWLHRATDDQSYLDYLGQAGNSGGARTEFSWDDKFVGAQVLVAKLVLEGKVPANSGPWSQYKNQAEQFICSCIQKGNSNVKKTPGGLLWFLPFNNLQYTATATLVATIYSEYLSPKHAPIQCSGGIVQSPALLDLARSQVDYILGSNPNGMSYMVGYGSKYPTQVHHRGASIVSIKKDPSPVACQAGFDAWFNKNVPNPNVLDGAIVGGPNDSDGYTDSRSNFQMAEAATVNTAPLVGVLAKLA, from the exons ATGGCTTCTATCACTGTATTTGCTTTGGTTTGCCTTTCTCTCTTGTCAACAACTCATTCAGTGGTTGCGGCTATAGATTATGGGCAAGCTCTTACAAAGTCATTGTTGTATTATGAGGCTCAACGATCTGGTAAGTTGCCTCCTCAACAGAGAGTGCAATGGCGTGGCGATTCCGCGCTTAAAGATGGAAGTGATGCTGGT GTTGATCTTGTTGGAGGGTATTATGATGCTGGGGACAATGTCAAGTTTGGATTTCCTATGGCATTCACAATAACAATGCTGTCATGGAGCACAGTAGAGTTTGCAAACAAACTTGAGGCCAAGAATGAGCTCTCAAACGCATTGGACGCCATTAAATGGGGTACAGACTATTTGATCAAAGCACACCCTGAAGCAAATGTGCTATACGGTGAAGTTGGCGATGGAGGTTCTGATCATGCTTGTTGGCAGAGACCGGAAGACATGACTACCCCGCGGAACACCTTCAAGATTGATGAGCAGCATCCAGGTTCTGATCTTGCTGGTGAAACCGCAGCTGCTTTGGCCGCAGCTTCCATTGCTTTCAAGAATGCAGACCCTAAATATTCTGGCCTGCTCTTGACTCATGCTAAACAGCTGTTTGAATTCGCTCGCACTTACCCTGGTCTTTATCAGAATAGTATTAATGTAGCAGGCCAGTTCTACTCCAGCAGTGGATATGAG GACGAATTATTGTGGGCTGCAGCATGGCTTCATCGTGCTACTGATGATCAATCGTACCTAGATTACCTTGGTCAGGCAGGCAATAGTGGTGGTGCAAGAACTGAGTTCTCTTGGGATGACAAGTTTGTTGGCGCACAAGTCCTGGTTGCAAAG CTTGTCTTAGAGGGCAAGGTACCAGCTAACTCAGGACCGTGGTCACAATACAAGAACCAGGCAGAGCAGTTCATTTGCTCTTGCATTCAGAAAGGTAACAGCAACGTGAAGAAGACCCCTGGTGGATTGTTATGGTTTTTGCCATTTAACAATCTTCAGTACACTGCAACTGCTACACTCGTTGCAACTATTTACTCTGAATACCTATCCCCCAAACATGCTCCTATTCAATGTAGTGGTGGCATCGTTCAATCTCCTGCTCTACTTGACTTGGCCAGATCACAG GTGGACTATATCCTGGGTTCGAATCCTAATGGTATGAGCTACATGGTTGGATATGGATCAAAGTATCCAACTCAAGTTCATCATAGAGGAGCATCCATTGTTTCCATCAAGAAAGATCCTTCTCCAGTTGCATGTCAAGCTGGTTTCGATGCTTGGTTTAACAAGAACGTCCCTAACCCGAATGTATTAGATGGAGCAATAGTTGGAGGACCGAATGATAGTGATGGTTATACAGATTCAAGATCCAACTTCCAAATGGCTGAAGCAGCAACTGTTAATACTGCGCCTCTAGTTGGTGTCCTAGCCAAGCTTGCCTGA
- the LOC101313352 gene encoding ABC transporter C family member 9-like: MVWEDMFDLRRAMNSRLQFRTEWLQQKFPCLCEHISIVMQLSFLGILLLYYLQKIMGQICKQRTKSPDQGIEKHGTGIGIRFSTIYKISITCCLLLMVTHFILLLLLLNGSVTYCNHKVRAISSEGMQVVSWAVSSITVYQILNVKSFKFPWLLRAWWFCSFILSIISVAADTHFRITYHGQLQLQDYADFASVLATTCLFAISMQGKTGLTVTIPNGITEPLINGKGDKQSEGRQQSPYGKATLLQLVTFSWLNPLFAIGARKPLDQEEIPDVDIKDSAEYLSHSFDEKLRNVKERDGTTNPEIYKTIYLFIRKKAAINALFAVISAVASYVGPYLIDDFVNFLTQKKTRSLGSGYVLALAFLGAKMVETIAQRQWIFGARQLGLRLRAALISHIFQKGLRLSSLSRQSHTSGEVINYMSVDIQRITDFIWYLNIIWMMPIQISLAIYILHTNLGMGSLAALAATLAVLLCNIPMTNLQKRYQTRIMEAKDNRMKATSEVLRSMKTIKLQAWDGQFLHKLESLRKVEYDWLWKSLRLTAIGAFVFWGSPTFISVVTFWACMLMGIDLTAGRVLSALATFRMLQDPIFNLPDLLSAIAQGKVSADRVASYLMEDEIQQDAIEHVPKDQMENSIEIENGKFGWNIDSNSITLDGIHLKVKRGMKVAICGTVGSGKSSLLSCILGEIQKLSGTVKISGTKAYVPQSPWILTGNIRENILFGNAYDKAKYDRTVKACALEKDFELFSCGDLTEIGERGINMSGGQKQRIQIARAVYQDADIYLLDDPYSAVDAHTGTQLFEDCMMGILREKTTLYVTHQVEFLPAADLILVMQDGKIVQAGNFEELLKQNIGFEVMVGAHSRALESILTVENSSRTTQDPIADSELNTECTSNAELQQTQQESEHNLSLEITEKEGKLVQEEEREKGSIGKEVYWSYLTTVKGGVLIPIILLAQSSFQVLQVASNYWMAWASPPTIETEPKMGIKFTLLVYILLAVGSSLCVLLRSSLVAVAGISTAQKLFMAMLHSILRAPMSFFDSTPTGRILNRASTDQSVLDLEMANKLGWCAFSIIQILGTIAVMSQVAWEVFVIFIPVTAVCIWYQQYYIPTARELARLSGIQRAPILHHFAESLAGAATIRAFDQEDRFSDANLHLIDNHSRPWFHNVSAMEWLSFRLNILSNFVFAFSLVLLVTLPEGVINPSIAGLAVTYGINLNVLQASVIWNICNAENKMISVERILQYSNLTSEAPLVIEDSKPPINWPQVGTICFKNLQIRYAEHLPSVLKNISCTFPGQNKVGVVGRTGSGKSTLIQALFRIVEPREGNIIIDDVDICKIGLHDLRSRLSIIPQDPTMFEGTVRGNLDPLEQYSDSNVWEALDKCQLGGLVRAKEEKLEASVVENGENWSAGQRQLICLGRALLKKSRILVLDEATASVDSATDGVIQKIISQEFKDRTVITIAHRIHTVIDSDLVLVLSDGRIAEYDTPAKLLEREESLFSKLIKEYSMRSQSFNNLANLHS, translated from the exons ATGGTCTGGGAGGACATGTTCGATTTACGCAGAGCAATGA ATTCCAGGCTTCAATTTCGGACTGAATGGCTCCAGCAAAAGTTTCCCTGCTTGTGTGAGCACATAAGCATAGTTATGCAACTTAGTTTCCTTGGCATCCTACTACTGTATTATCTACAAAAAATTATGGGCCAGATCTGCAAACAAAGAACAAAGTCCCCAGATCAAGGAATAGAGAAGCATGGCACCGGCATTGGCATAAGATTCAGCACCATTTACAAGATCAGCATAACTTGTTGCCTTTTACTGATGGTAACTCATTTCATATTGCTGCTGTTGTTGCTAAACGGAAGTGTCACTTACTGCAATCATAAAGTTCGTGCAATTTCATCTGAGGGAATGCAAGTGGTATCATGGGCAGTATCATCGATCACAGTATACCAGATTCTGAATGTCAAGTCCTTTAAGTTTCCTTGGCTATTAAGAGCATGGTGGTTTTGCAGCTTCATATTGTCCATCATCTCTGTGGCTGCTGATACTCATTTCCGTATCACATATCATGGTCAGCTTCAGTTACAAGATTATGCTGACTTTGCAAGTGTCCTTGCAACCACCTGCTTATTTGCTATTTCAATGCAAGGGAAGACAGGCCTCACCGTTACCATCCCAAATGGCATCACTGAACCACTTATAAATGGAAAAGGTGATAAACAATCAGAAGGAAGACAACAATCTCCATATGGAAAAGCTACTCTCCTCCAACTTGTCACATTCTCTTGGCTGAACCCTTTATTTGCCATTGGAGCCAGGAAACCCCTAGACCAGGAAGAAATCCCAGATGTTGATATCAAAGACTCGGCTGAATATCTGTCTCACTCTTTTGATGAGAAACTGCGAAATGTGAAAGAGAGAGATGGAACCACAAACCCAGAAATCTACAAGACTATATACTTATTTATCAGGAAGAAAGCAGCAATCAATGCATTGTTTGCAGTAATATCTGCTGTTGCATCATATGTTGGTCCATATCTCATTGATGACTTTGTAAACTTTCTGACACAGAAGAAAACTAGAAGCTTAGGGAGTGGCTACGTTCTAGCACTTGCCTTTCTTGGAGCTAAGATGGTTGAAACAATAGCACAGAGGCAATGGATTTTTGGCGCTCGACAGCTAGGGCTTCGCCTTAGAGCTGCTCTGATATCTCATATTTTCCAGAAAGGCTTGCGTCTATCAAGCCTATCCCGCCAAAGCCACACTAGTGGAGAGGTCATCAATTATATGAGTGTAGACATCCAAAGAATCACAGACTTCATCTGGTACTTAAATATAATATGGATGATGCCTATTCAAATTTCCTTGGCTATCTACATTCTTCATACAAATCTAGGCATGGGTTCATTAGCTGCATTAGCAGCAACTTTGGCAGTACTGCTTTGCAACATACCGATGACTAATCTCCAAAAGAGATATCAGACTAGGATCATGGAAGCCAAGGACAACAGGATGAAAGCCACTTCAGAAGTTCTTCGAAGCATGAAGACAATCAAGCTTCAGGCATGGGACGGTCAGTTCCTTCACAAGTTAGAAAGTTTGAGAAAAGTAGAGTATGATTGGCTATGGAAGTCTCTACGATTGACAGCAATTGGCGCTTTTGTCTTCTGGGGATCACCCACATTTATCTCTGTGGTCACATTCTGGGCTTGTATGCTGATGGGCATAGACCTCACAGCAGGGAGAGTTTTATCAGCATTGGCCACCTTCAGAATGTTACAAGACCCTATATTCAATCTACCTGACCTTCTCTCCGCGATTGCACAGGGTAAAGTATCTGCTGATAGAGTAGCTTCATATCTCATGGAAGATGAAATTCAGCAGGATGCCATTGAGCATGTTCCAAAAGATCAGATGGAAAACTCCATTGAGATAGAAAATGGAAAATTTGGCTGGAATATTGATTCCAACAGCATCACTCTTGATGGAATCCACTTAAAAGTGAAGAGGGGTATGAAAGTGGCAATCTGTGGGACTGTAGGATCAGGGAAGTCTAGTCTGCTGTCATGCATTCTTGGAGAGATTCAAAAGTTGTCGGGGACAGTCAAGATCAGTGGTACAAAGGCTTATGTTCCTCAATCTCCATGGATTCTGACAGGAAATATCAGGGAGAATATTCTGTTTGGCAATGCATACGACAAGGCCAAGTATGACAGAACAGTTAAGGCATGTGCATTGGAAAAGGATTTTGAGCTATTCTCCTGTGGAGATCTAACAGAAATTGGAGAAAGAGGAATTAATATGAGCGGAGGACAGAAACAAAGAATACAAATTGCTCGTGCAGTTTACCAAGATGCTGATATATATTTACTGGACGACCCTTATAGTGCTGTTGATGCTCACACAGGCACCCAACTCTTTGAG GACTGCATGATGGGAATTCTCAGAGAGAAGACTACTCTTTATGTCACTCACCAGGTTGAGTTTCTCCCAGCAGCAGACCTAATTCTG GTGATGCAAGATGGAAAGATTGTTCAAGCTGGAAACTTCGAAGAGCTTCTAAAACAAAATATTGGCTTTGAAGTTATGGTCGGTGCTCATAGCCGAGCTCTAGAGTCAATCCTCACAGTTGAAAATAGCAGCAGAACTACTCAAGATCCAATAGCTGACAGTGAACTCAATACAGAGTGCACTTCAAATGCTGAACTTCAACAGACACAACAGGAATCCGAGCATAATCTTTCTCTAGAGATTACAGAAAAAGAAGGAAAATTGGTTCAAGAGGAAGAGAGAGAGAAAGGAAGCATTGGGAAGGAAGTTTACTGGTCGTATTTGACAACTGTGAAAGGTGGTGTGCTTATTCCAATCATACTCTTGGCTCAGTCATCGTTCCAAGTACTGCAGGTAGCTAGTAACTATTGGATGGCATGGGCTTCTCCTCCTACAATTGAAACGGAACCTAAAATGGGAATAAAGTTCACATTACTTGTTTATATCCTACTTGCTGTTGGAAGTTCACTTTGTGTGCTGTTGCGTTCATCGCTAGTAGCAGTAGCAGGAATTTCAACAGCTCAAAAACTCTTCATGGCTATGCTACATAGTATACTCCGAGCGCCAATGTCATTTTTTGATTCAACACCAACAGGAAGAATCTTAAATCGG GCATCCACTGATCAAAGTGTGTTAGATTTGGAAATGGCAAACAAATTAGGTTGGTGTGCTTTCTCAATAATACAGATTCTAGGCACCATAGCAGTGATGTCACAAGTTGCCTGGGAAGTGTTTGTGATATTCATTCCTGTAACTGCAGTTTGCATATGGTATCAG CAATATTACATACCAACAGCAAGAGAACTGGCACGGTTATCAGGCATACAAAGAGCTCCAATCCTCCACCACTTTGCGGAATCTCTGGCAGGAGCAGCAACAATCCGTGCTTTTGATCAAGAAGACCGCTTCAGTGATGCAAACCTCCATCTTATAGACAACCACTCAAGACCATGGTTTCATAATGTGTCAGCAATGGAGTGGCTTTCTTTCAGACTAAATATACTGTCCAACTTCGTGTTTGCCTTCTCACTGGTTCTATTGGTGACCCTCCCTGAAGGAGTTATCAATCCAA GCATTGCAGGGTTGGCAGTAACATATGGAATAAACTTGAATGTTCTGCAAGCTTCGGTTATATGGAACATATGCAATGCAGAAAATAAGATGATCTCAGTCGAAAGAATTTTGCAGTACTCAAATCTAACAAGTGAAGCACCTCTTGTGATTGAAGATAGCAAGCCACCAATCAACTGGCCGCAAGTTGGAACAATTTGTTTCAAAAATCTACAG ATCCGTTATGCTGAACATCTCCCATCTGTCCTGAAAAACATTAGCTGCACATTTCCTGGACAGAACAAAGTTGGGGTTGTAGGAAGGACGGGCAGTGGGAAATCAACCCTCATACAGGCCCTTTTCAGGATAGTTGAACCTAGAGAAGGAAACATTATAATTGATGACGTAGATATTTGCAAAATTGGCCTTCATGATTTAAGATCAAGGCTTAGTATCATTCCGCAGGACCCAACAATGTTTGAAGGAACGGTGAGAGGAAACCTCGACCCATTAGAGCAATACTCGGACAGCAATGTTTGGGAG GCTCTAGATAAATGTCAGCTAGGTGGTCTAGTGCGAGCGAAGGAAGAGAAGCTGGAAGCATCAG TGGTAGAAAATGGAGAAAATTGGAGTGCGGGTCAAAGACAGTTAATTTGCCTTGGAAGAGCATTGCTCAAGAAAAGCAGAATTCTGGTATTGGATGAAGCAACCGCATCTGTTGATTCTGCAACTGATGGGGTGATCCAGAAGATCATCAGCCAAGAATTCAAAGATCGAACTGTCATCACAATAGCTCACAGAATCCACACAGTTATAGACAGTGATCTCGTTTTGGTCCTTAGCGATG GAAGGATTGCAGAATACGACACACCAGCCAAGCTACTAGAGAGAGAAGAGTCCTTATTTTCAAAACTCATAAAGGAGTACTCAATGAGATCCCAGAGCTTCAACAACCTAGCAAATCTACATAGCTAA
- the LOC101312864 gene encoding riboflavin biosynthesis protein RibD-like isoform 1 produces MQVQRLSLPSLTLSPPKVPQSKQLSTKLLRLKPHSKSYCCNSSKVMFKSPTRVRNHGGSVGFRCEVAQQEDRDDGFYMRRCVELARKAIGRTSPNPMVGCVIVKDGKVVGEGFHPKAGQPHAEVFALRDAGELAENATAYVSLEPCNHYGRTPPCTEALIKAKVKKVVVGMVDPNPIVASKGLDRLRDAGIDVITGVEEKLCKRLNEAYIHHMLTGNPFISVRYSISVNGHFLDQLGEGVAELGGYYSELLQEYDAILLTSATVTENNSLPASQEAGANQPLRIIIASGGSPIHIPVNMESSGKLIIFADNNTTMDLESTQTGIETVVLDQINLNAITEYCKSQGFCSVLLDLRGNIGDFEKVFQDGTEQKLQKLVIEVLPIWDEDGGGNFPIALKSLSKRVGVMNLRAKISSQSQSVVLEGYL; encoded by the exons ATGCAAGTTCAACGACTTTCACTCCCAAGTCTCACTCTCTCTCCACCCAAGGTCCCACAATCAAAGCAACTCTCCACCAAGCTTTTGAGGTTGAAACCACATTCCAAATCTTATTGTTGCAATTCCTCTAAAGTGATGTTCAAGTCACCAACCCGTGTAAGAAACCATGGTGGTTCGGTTGGGTTCAGGTGTGAAGTAGCACAACAGGAAGATAGAGATGATGGGTTTTATATGAGGAGGTGTGTGGAGCTTGCTAGAAAGGCTATTGGGCGTACTAGCCCTAATCCTATGGTGGGTTGTGTTATTGTCAAGGATGGCAAGGTTGTTGGTGAAGGCTTTCACCCTAAAGCTGGCCAACCACATGCTGAG GTGTTTGCTCTGAGAGATGCTGGAGAATTGGCTGAAAATGCAACTGCTTATGTGAGCTTGGAGCCATGTAATCACTATGGGAGAACTCCACCATGCACTGAAGCCCTGATTAAAGCCAAAGTTAAAAAGGTTGTGGTTGGAATGGTGGATCCAAATCCAATTGTAGCATCAAAGGGGTTGGATAGGTTAAGAGATGCAGGTATTGACGTTATAACAGGTGTAGAAGAAAAGTTATGCAAGAGACTAAATGAGGCTTATATCCATCATATGCTAACTGGGAATCCATTCATCAGTGTCAG ATACTCTATCTCAGTCAATGGACACTTTCTAGATCAGCTTGGGGAAGGAGTTGCTGAGCTTGGTGGTTACTACTCTGAATTGTTACAAGAATATGATGCGATTCTACTTACGTCTGCCACAGTAACTGAGAACAACTCCCTTCCAGCATCACAAGAAGCCGGTGCTAATCAACCGCTCCGGATTATAATAGCGAGTGGTGGTTCTCCAATCCATATCCCAGTGAACATGGAATCAAGTGGTAAGCTAATAATCTTTGCAGACAACAACACAACAATGGATCTAGAAAGCACTCAAACAGGTATTGAAACTGTGGTGTTGGATCAGATAAATTTGAATGCTATTACGGAATACTGCAAATCTCAAGGATTCTGTAGTGTTTTGTTGGATTTAAGGGGAAATATAGGTGATTTTGAAAAGGTTTTCCAAGATGGTACTGAGCAGAAGTTACAAAAACTGGTGATTGAAGTATTGCCCATCTGGGATGAAGATGGGGGTGGGAATTTCCCTATTGCATTGAAGAGTCTAAGTAAGAGAGTAGGAGTAATGAATTTGCGGGCTAAAATTTCAAGTCAGAGTCAGAGTGTTGTGCTTGAAGGATACTTGTAA
- the LOC101313643 gene encoding uncharacterized protein LOC101313643, which produces MSLSVVVSPVTVVRMEAATSDGALPPRNPDPSPRLSFSKPSWVVRTESNVHREVRKTPDPPCEICTGSGRIHCHFCQGKGRTNSVDMQMLPKGKWPRWCKTCGGSGLSYCSRCLGTGEYRYIMGFHFMKMDSAHTGDNANAVQSNQKRRTAEDLYE; this is translated from the exons ATGTCACTCAGCGTCGTTGTGAGCCCAGTTACCGTCGTCCGAATGGAAGCCGCAACTTCCGATGGTGCTCTTCCCCCACGCAATCCAGACCCTTCGCCCCGACTCTCCTTCTCCAAGCCTTCTTGGGTCGTCCGCACCGAG TCAAATGTTCATAGAGAAGTAAGAAAGACCCCGGATCCTCCTTGTGAAATCTGCACTGGCAGTGGAAGGATCCATTGCCACTTTTGTCAGGGAAAAG GGAGGACAAACTCTGTCGACATGCAAATGCTACCCAAAGGAAAATGGCCAAGATG GTGCAAGACTTGTGGTGGAAGTGGTCTCAGTTACTGCTCCCGCTGTCTTGGAACTGGAGAGTACAGGTATATAATGGGCTTTCATTTCATGAAGATGGATTCAGCACATACAGGAGACAATGCGAATGCGGTTCAAAGTAATCAAAAACGACGCACTGCTGAGGATTTATATGAATAA